The proteins below come from a single Halothiobacillus neapolitanus c2 genomic window:
- the rplW gene encoding 50S ribosomal protein L23, whose protein sequence is MREKLFDVLRSPLVTEKTARANQENQYAFRVATTATKAEIKAAVEQLFSVNVMAVQTLNVAGKARRFRGVAGRRADWKKAYVTLAEGQAIDLGQAN, encoded by the coding sequence ATGCGGGAAAAACTTTTTGACGTATTGCGTTCACCTCTGGTGACCGAGAAAACGGCACGCGCAAATCAAGAAAACCAATATGCGTTTCGCGTCGCGACTACGGCAACAAAGGCTGAGATCAAGGCTGCGGTCGAGCAGTTGTTCAGCGTCAATGTGATGGCTGTGCAAACGTTGAACGTAGCTGGTAAAGCTCGCCGCTTCCGTGGTGTGGCCGGTCGTCGTGCTGACTGGAAAAAAGCTTATGTCACATTGGCTGAAGGTCAAGCGATTGATCTGGGCCAGGCGAACTAA
- the rplO gene encoding 50S ribosomal protein L15, producing the protein MRLNTLSPADGSRKERTRVGRGVGSGLGKTAGRGHKGQKSRSGGFHKTGFEGGQMPIQRRLPKMGFRSLRALASAEIRTSELNKLDGVVSLETLKAAGLIRNDVRFVKIMLSGEVTKPVQVQGIRVSKGALSAIVAAGGKAE; encoded by the coding sequence ATGCGTCTGAATACTTTATCGCCTGCTGACGGCAGCCGCAAAGAACGCACCCGCGTTGGTCGCGGTGTCGGCTCTGGTCTGGGTAAGACCGCGGGTCGCGGTCACAAGGGTCAGAAGTCGCGTTCTGGCGGCTTCCATAAGACAGGTTTCGAAGGCGGTCAGATGCCAATTCAACGCCGGTTGCCTAAAATGGGTTTCCGTTCGTTGCGTGCTTTGGCATCAGCCGAGATTCGTACATCTGAACTCAACAAACTGGACGGTGTTGTTTCTTTGGAAACATTGAAAGCCGCTGGCCTGATTCGTAACGATGTCCGCTTCGTTAAAATCATGCTTTCCGGCGAGGTGACCAAGCCAGTTCAGGTTCAGGGCATTCGTGTCAGCAAGGGCGCGTTGAGCGCTATTGTTGCAGCTGGTGGAAAAGCGGAGTAA
- the rplN gene encoding 50S ribosomal protein L14 — translation MIQMQTILDSADNSGAKKIQCIKVLGGSHRRYAGIGDIIKVSIKDAIPRGRVKKGDVYNAVVVRTAKGVRRADGSLIRFDGNAAVLLNAKLEPIGTRIFGPVTRELRGEKFMKIVSLAPEVI, via the coding sequence ATGATTCAAATGCAAACCATTCTGGACTCTGCGGACAACAGCGGCGCCAAGAAAATCCAGTGCATCAAAGTACTGGGTGGCTCACATCGTCGTTATGCGGGTATCGGTGACATCATCAAGGTGTCTATTAAAGATGCTATTCCACGTGGCCGTGTCAAAAAGGGTGACGTGTACAACGCAGTCGTTGTGCGCACTGCAAAAGGCGTTCGTCGTGCGGATGGTTCACTGATCCGCTTCGATGGCAATGCTGCTGTTTTGTTAAACGCTAAACTCGAGCCAATCGGCACGCGTATCTTTGGCCCTGTCACCCGCGAACTGCGTGGCGAGAAGTTCATGAAGATCGTGTCGCTTGCGCCCGAAGTGATTTGA
- the rpsH gene encoding 30S ribosomal protein S8 — protein MSMSDPISDMLTRIRNAQNARKPNVSMPSSKFKQAIAKVLKEEGYIGDFQVSGDAKPTLSIALKYFQGKPVIDMIKRVSKPGFRVYKNADELPTVIGGLGVAILSTSQGVMPDREARRQNIGGEVICLVS, from the coding sequence ATGAGTATGAGTGATCCAATTTCCGACATGCTGACCCGTATCCGTAACGCTCAGAATGCCCGTAAGCCAAACGTGAGCATGCCTTCTTCCAAGTTCAAGCAAGCCATTGCCAAAGTTCTGAAAGAAGAAGGTTACATCGGTGACTTCCAGGTTTCTGGCGATGCCAAGCCGACCTTGTCCATTGCGCTGAAATATTTTCAGGGCAAGCCTGTCATTGACATGATCAAGCGTGTCTCTAAGCCGGGCTTCCGCGTTTACAAGAACGCGGACGAACTGCCTACCGTTATCGGTGGTCTGGGTGTGGCGATCCTTTCTACATCACAGGGTGTTATGCCTGATCGCGAAGCGCGTCGGCAGAACATCGGTGGTGAAGTTATTTGCCTCGTATCTTAA
- the rplX gene encoding 50S ribosomal protein L24 codes for MRKIRQGDEVVVIAGKDKGRRGTVLRVINDGARVVVENINKVKKHMKPNPMLGQTGGIIEMEKSIDISNVMLFNPASEKGDRVGFKHLEDGTKVRFFKSNGEVVDTK; via the coding sequence ATGCGTAAAATTCGACAAGGTGATGAAGTAGTCGTCATCGCAGGTAAAGACAAAGGTCGCCGCGGCACAGTGTTGCGCGTGATCAATGATGGCGCCCGCGTTGTCGTCGAAAATATCAACAAGGTTAAGAAGCATATGAAGCCCAACCCCATGCTGGGTCAGACGGGCGGAATTATCGAAATGGAGAAATCCATTGATATTTCTAACGTAATGCTGTTTAATCCCGCCTCCGAAAAAGGGGATCGGGTTGGCTTCAAACATCTTGAAGACGGCACGAAGGTTCGTTTTTTTAAATCCAACGGCGAAGTCGTTGACACAAAATAG
- the rpsS gene encoding 30S ribosomal protein S19, producing the protein MPRSLKKGPFVDHHLLKKVEEAAAANNRRPIKTWSRRSMILPDFIGLTIAVHNGRQHIPVLVNENMVGHKLGEFAPTRTYRGHVADKKAKR; encoded by the coding sequence GTGCCACGTTCACTTAAGAAAGGTCCCTTCGTGGACCATCACTTGCTGAAAAAGGTGGAAGAGGCTGCTGCGGCCAATAACCGTCGGCCCATAAAGACCTGGTCTCGTCGCTCGATGATCCTTCCGGATTTCATCGGCCTGACCATTGCGGTCCATAACGGTCGCCAGCACATTCCAGTTCTCGTCAACGAAAACATGGTTGGACACAAACTCGGTGAGTTTGCGCCTACCCGGACTTACCGGGGACATGTGGCTGATAAGAAAGCCAAGCGCTAG
- the secY gene encoding preprotein translocase subunit SecY — translation MALSNAGVASLAGAGRLTELRQRIFFVIMVLVVYRIGTFIPLPGIDVDVMRTLFTQHSGGILGMMNMFSGGALSRMSLFALGVMPYISASIIVQLLSSVLPSLERIKKEGEAGRRKITQYTRYGTLGLGLVQALGVSIALQGQSVGGQSLVYTPGFGFLFVATMTLLTGTMLLVWLGEQITERGVGNGISLIIFAGIVAGLPTAIGGTAELVRTGELGVITLLILAVLIVAVTAFVVFVERGQRRITVNYARRQQGRGMAGQQSSHLPLKLNMAGVIPPIFASSIILFPATLGNWLGQQENMAWLRSVSTALSPGQPLYVGLYATAIIFFCFFYTALVFNSRETADNLKRSGAFVPGIRPGEHTARYIDKVLTRLTFWGALYITAVCLLPEFLILYWNVPFYFGGTSLLIIVVVLMDFMAQVQSHLVSHQYDSLVRKAHFKSGL, via the coding sequence GTGGCGCTATCAAATGCCGGTGTAGCGAGTTTGGCGGGAGCAGGTCGATTGACTGAGCTCCGTCAGCGCATTTTCTTTGTGATTATGGTGCTGGTTGTCTACCGAATCGGGACCTTCATTCCGTTGCCAGGAATTGATGTCGATGTGATGCGTACTCTGTTTACGCAGCACTCTGGCGGCATCCTTGGCATGATGAATATGTTCTCCGGTGGCGCGCTGTCGCGGATGTCTCTATTTGCCCTGGGTGTTATGCCCTATATTTCTGCTTCGATTATTGTACAACTTCTTTCTTCGGTTCTCCCTTCGCTCGAGCGGATCAAGAAAGAGGGTGAGGCGGGCCGTAGAAAGATCACGCAGTACACTCGTTACGGGACACTTGGTCTTGGCTTGGTTCAGGCGTTGGGTGTTTCCATCGCCTTGCAGGGTCAGTCCGTTGGTGGGCAAAGTCTGGTATACACACCCGGATTCGGTTTCTTATTCGTCGCTACGATGACACTCCTAACCGGTACCATGCTCCTCGTATGGCTCGGTGAGCAGATTACAGAGCGTGGTGTTGGGAACGGTATTTCCTTGATCATCTTCGCCGGTATCGTGGCAGGCTTGCCTACCGCAATTGGTGGTACCGCTGAGTTGGTCCGCACAGGTGAACTCGGTGTAATAACCTTGCTAATTCTTGCTGTGCTGATTGTAGCCGTAACTGCCTTTGTTGTGTTTGTTGAGCGTGGTCAGCGTCGTATCACGGTTAACTATGCACGCCGTCAGCAAGGGCGTGGTATGGCGGGCCAGCAGTCTTCGCATCTGCCTTTGAAGTTGAATATGGCTGGTGTAATCCCGCCTATTTTTGCTTCAAGTATCATCCTGTTCCCAGCAACGCTGGGTAACTGGTTGGGGCAGCAAGAGAACATGGCCTGGTTGCGGAGTGTCTCTACTGCTCTGTCTCCTGGTCAGCCGCTGTATGTGGGTCTGTACGCAACTGCGATTATTTTCTTCTGCTTCTTCTATACGGCATTGGTTTTTAATTCGCGCGAAACTGCGGACAACTTAAAGCGCTCAGGTGCATTTGTCCCAGGTATTCGTCCGGGCGAACATACTGCTCGCTATATTGATAAGGTTCTTACACGTCTGACATTCTGGGGTGCTTTGTACATCACTGCGGTTTGTCTGCTGCCAGAGTTCCTGATTTTGTATTGGAATGTGCCCTTCTACTTCGGCGGCACTTCACTGTTGATTATAGTGGTTGTTCTGATGGACTTTATGGCTCAGGTCCAGTCTCATCTGGTTTCCCACCAGTACGATAGCTTGGTTCGTAAAGCACACTTCAAGTCTGGATTATAA
- the rpmC gene encoding 50S ribosomal protein L29, with amino-acid sequence MSKITNELREKSPEGLREELLAIKREQFNLRMQKATGQESKSHLIREARKNVARIKTILTEKEQG; translated from the coding sequence ATGAGCAAAATCACTAACGAATTGCGCGAAAAATCACCAGAAGGTTTGCGTGAAGAGTTGTTGGCGATTAAACGCGAACAGTTCAATTTGCGCATGCAAAAAGCGACGGGTCAGGAATCCAAATCGCATTTGATTCGCGAAGCCCGGAAAAACGTGGCTCGAATCAAAACGATTCTGACCGAGAAGGAGCAAGGCTGA
- the rpsM gene encoding 30S ribosomal protein S13: protein MARIAGINIPVQKHVVIALTSIYGIGTTRAQAICQASGVEPSRKVRDLSESEVEALRAEVAKFIVEGDLRRDVSMNIKRLMDLGCYRGLRHRRGLPLRGQRTRTNARTRKGPRRLVKR from the coding sequence ATGGCACGTATCGCGGGAATTAATATTCCAGTGCAAAAACATGTAGTTATTGCACTCACATCAATTTATGGCATTGGCACTACTCGTGCGCAGGCAATCTGCCAGGCTTCTGGTGTTGAACCAAGCCGTAAGGTTCGTGACTTGTCAGAGTCCGAAGTCGAAGCACTGCGCGCTGAAGTGGCCAAATTTATCGTCGAGGGTGACCTTCGACGTGATGTCTCCATGAACATCAAGCGATTGATGGATTTGGGTTGTTATCGTGGGTTGCGTCATCGGCGCGGCCTGCCACTCCGTGGACAGCGCACACGGACAAACGCACGGACTCGCAAGGGTCCGCGTCGCCTGGTTAAGCGCTAA
- the rplF gene encoding 50S ribosomal protein L6, with the protein MSRVAKKPVAIPKGVEVKLNGQVISFKGPKGQLELTLHKSVSVDMAANELRFEPESDQFIAMAGTMRALANNNIQGVSAGFEMKLQLVGVGYRAQVQGSTLNLALGFSHPINFAIPAGITIETPSQTEIIIRGADRQKVGQVASNIRGYRPPEPYKGKGVKYHDEVIFRKEAKKK; encoded by the coding sequence ATGAGTCGTGTTGCTAAAAAGCCCGTCGCCATTCCCAAAGGTGTCGAGGTTAAATTGAATGGTCAAGTCATCTCATTCAAGGGGCCGAAAGGTCAGCTTGAATTGACATTGCACAAATCAGTCAGTGTGGATATGGCGGCTAACGAATTACGTTTTGAGCCTGAGTCTGATCAGTTCATTGCTATGGCGGGCACCATGCGCGCTTTGGCAAACAACAATATTCAGGGCGTATCAGCTGGTTTTGAGATGAAGCTGCAACTGGTTGGTGTGGGGTACCGTGCGCAGGTTCAGGGCAGCACTCTGAACCTTGCACTGGGTTTCTCTCATCCAATCAACTTCGCTATCCCTGCGGGCATCACTATTGAAACGCCTTCGCAAACGGAAATCATTATTCGTGGTGCGGATCGTCAAAAAGTGGGTCAAGTGGCTTCCAATATCCGTGGTTACCGTCCGCCAGAGCCGTATAAAGGCAAGGGCGTGAAGTACCACGATGAAGTCATCTTCCGTAAGGAAGCGAAGAAGAAATAA
- the rplE gene encoding 50S ribosomal protein L5: MARLQELYTSTYLPQLKEKLGLDNVMAVPKLTKITLNMGLGDSARDKKVIDSAVDEMAAISGQKPVVTYARKSIAGFKLREGMPLGVKVTLRGSTMYEFFDRLIQISVPRIRDFRGLNPKSFDGRGNYSMGVKEQIIFPEIDYDKIDQIRGMDITITTTAQNDDQARALLECFGFPFRR, from the coding sequence ATGGCTCGTCTTCAGGAATTATACACCAGTACTTATCTGCCCCAGCTGAAAGAAAAGTTGGGTCTCGATAACGTCATGGCCGTTCCGAAGCTGACCAAGATTACTTTGAACATGGGCTTGGGTGACTCGGCGCGTGACAAGAAAGTAATCGACAGTGCAGTGGATGAAATGGCAGCAATTTCGGGTCAAAAGCCCGTTGTGACTTATGCGCGTAAGTCGATTGCCGGCTTCAAGCTGCGCGAAGGGATGCCATTAGGCGTCAAGGTGACCTTGAGAGGAAGTACGATGTACGAATTCTTCGATCGGTTGATCCAGATCTCTGTTCCTCGCATACGTGATTTCCGCGGCCTCAATCCCAAGTCGTTTGACGGTCGTGGCAATTACAGCATGGGGGTGAAAGAGCAAATTATTTTCCCGGAAATTGATTACGACAAAATCGATCAAATCCGCGGGATGGATATCACGATCACGACTACCGCTCAGAATGATGACCAGGCACGGGCACTGCTCGAATGCTTCGGTTTCCCATTCCGCCGGTAA
- the rpsN gene encoding 30S ribosomal protein S14, protein MAKKSMLNREEQRQKLSARYQAKRDQLRAVLNDPNADFDAKMQASAALSKLPRDSSVCRQVRRCAITGRPKGVYRKFALGRNKLRQLAMSGEIPGLRKASW, encoded by the coding sequence ATGGCTAAGAAAAGTATGTTGAATCGGGAAGAGCAGCGTCAAAAGCTCTCGGCTCGTTATCAAGCTAAGCGCGACCAATTGCGTGCAGTTCTGAATGATCCAAATGCGGATTTTGACGCAAAAATGCAAGCTTCTGCTGCATTGAGCAAGTTGCCGCGTGATTCTTCTGTGTGCCGCCAGGTTCGCCGTTGCGCGATCACTGGTCGCCCAAAGGGTGTCTACCGCAAGTTCGCGCTCGGTCGGAACAAGCTCCGTCAATTGGCAATGTCTGGTGAGATTCCAGGCCTTCGCAAAGCAAGTTGGTAA
- the rplP gene encoding 50S ribosomal protein L16, with translation MLLPKRTKFRKQFRGKNRGIATTGNKVSFGEFGLKSLERGEITSRQIESARRAISRHVKRGGKIWIRIFPDTPITKKPLEVRMGKGKGSVEYWVAKIQPGKMLYEIEGVTEDIARQAFSLASAKLPVKTTFVTRVLM, from the coding sequence ATGCTGCTGCCAAAACGTACAAAATTCCGCAAGCAGTTCCGTGGCAAAAATCGGGGCATTGCGACGACAGGCAATAAAGTGAGCTTTGGTGAATTCGGTCTGAAATCACTGGAGCGCGGTGAAATTACATCTCGTCAAATCGAGTCGGCTCGTCGTGCCATTTCACGTCATGTGAAGCGGGGCGGTAAGATCTGGATCCGGATTTTCCCGGATACTCCGATCACCAAGAAGCCACTCGAAGTGCGGATGGGTAAGGGTAAAGGGAGCGTCGAGTACTGGGTGGCTAAAATTCAGCCCGGCAAGATGCTTTATGAAATTGAAGGTGTGACAGAAGATATCGCGCGTCAAGCGTTCTCATTGGCCTCGGCCAAGCTTCCCGTCAAGACGACCTTCGTAACGCGGGTACTGATGTAA
- the rplR gene encoding 50S ribosomal protein L18: MNEKSQNRLRRARRTRAKIVRLGVHRLTVYRTAQHTYAQIFTPDGATVVASSSTLHPGVIEAGKHGGNIDAAKRVGEMVAKAALAKGITNVAFDRSGFIFHGRIKALAESARESGLQF; this comes from the coding sequence ATGAACGAAAAATCACAAAATCGTCTGCGTCGTGCGCGCCGCACACGTGCCAAAATCGTCCGGTTGGGTGTTCATCGGCTGACGGTTTACCGTACAGCGCAGCATACCTACGCTCAAATCTTTACGCCTGATGGCGCGACCGTTGTTGCATCATCCTCAACGTTGCACCCAGGTGTGATCGAAGCGGGTAAGCACGGTGGCAACATCGATGCCGCCAAGCGTGTTGGTGAGATGGTCGCCAAGGCTGCCCTTGCCAAAGGCATTACAAACGTCGCATTTGACCGCTCTGGATTTATTTTCCATGGCCGGATCAAGGCATTGGCCGAATCCGCTCGTGAATCCGGTCTGCAATTCTAA
- the rpmD gene encoding 50S ribosomal protein L30: MSQPAMIRVKLIRSTIGRLASHKACVKGLGLRRMNHEVEVMDTPENRGMINKIEYLLEVQESK, from the coding sequence ATGAGCCAGCCAGCAATGATTCGTGTTAAGTTGATTCGTTCGACAATCGGTCGTTTGGCATCGCATAAGGCATGTGTCAAAGGTCTTGGCTTGCGTCGTATGAATCACGAAGTTGAGGTCATGGATACGCCAGAGAATCGCGGCATGATCAACAAAATCGAGTATCTGCTCGAAGTTCAGGAGTCCAAGTAA
- the rpsK gene encoding 30S ribosomal protein S11 → MAKSNAPARKKIKRVVTDAVAHVHASFNNTIVTITDRQGNALSWATSGGSGFRGSRKSTPFAAQVAAERAGEAAKAYGVKNIDVEIKGPGPGRESTIRALNSVGFKVGVITDVTPIPHNGCRPPKKRRV, encoded by the coding sequence ATGGCTAAATCTAATGCCCCTGCGCGCAAGAAAATAAAGCGCGTAGTCACTGATGCTGTGGCTCATGTCCATGCGTCATTCAATAACACGATTGTAACGATCACCGATCGTCAAGGTAACGCCTTGAGCTGGGCCACTTCTGGTGGTTCTGGCTTCCGCGGTTCACGCAAGTCAACACCCTTCGCGGCACAGGTTGCTGCTGAGCGTGCTGGCGAAGCTGCCAAGGCTTATGGTGTTAAGAACATCGACGTCGAGATCAAAGGTCCAGGCCCGGGTCGCGAGTCAACCATCCGTGCGTTGAATTCGGTCGGTTTCAAAGTTGGCGTCATTACTGATGTCACTCCGATTCCCCACAATGGTTGCCGTCCGCCTAAAAAGCGTCGTGTCTGA
- the rplV gene encoding 50S ribosomal protein L22, whose product MQATALHRYARISPQKARLVADLVRGQGVAQAIETLTFSDKKGADLIKKVLESAIANAENNEGADVDRLRIATIMVDEGPVLKRFRARAKGRGARILKKTSHILVTVSER is encoded by the coding sequence ATGCAAGCTACAGCTTTACACCGTTATGCACGTATTTCTCCTCAGAAGGCCCGCCTTGTTGCGGATCTGGTGCGGGGGCAGGGCGTCGCCCAGGCAATTGAAACATTGACGTTCAGCGACAAGAAAGGCGCTGATCTGATCAAGAAGGTCCTGGAGTCGGCGATTGCCAACGCGGAAAACAATGAAGGCGCAGACGTTGATCGTCTGCGTATCGCGACGATCATGGTCGACGAGGGTCCGGTTTTGAAACGTTTCCGTGCACGAGCCAAAGGCCGCGGCGCACGTATCCTGAAAAAAACCAGTCATATTCTAGTCACGGTCAGCGAGCGGTAA
- the rpsQ gene encoding 30S ribosomal protein S17, whose translation MSTETNENVIRTRVGRVTSDKMDKSITVAIERRVKHPLYGKFITKTTKLHVHDEDNQSRVGDSVEIRESRPISKTKSWTLVRVITRAAV comes from the coding sequence ATGTCTACTGAAACAAACGAAAACGTCATCCGTACCCGCGTTGGTCGCGTGACCAGCGACAAGATGGATAAATCAATCACGGTTGCCATCGAGCGCCGCGTAAAGCATCCCTTGTACGGTAAGTTCATTACTAAAACCACAAAGCTTCACGTGCACGATGAAGACAATCAGTCTCGTGTGGGCGATAGCGTTGAAATCCGTGAGTCACGTCCGATTTCCAAGACGAAATCTTGGACACTGGTTCGTGTCATTACGCGCGCAGCCGTTTAA
- the rpsE gene encoding 30S ribosomal protein S5, whose amino-acid sequence MSRNSNEVATDGLIEKLVAVNRVAKVVKGGRIFSFTALTVVGDGEGRVGFGYGKAKEVPAAIQKAMDRAKRNMVDVPLRDGTLHYSTVGHHGAAQVFMKPASEGTGVIAGGAMRAVFEAVGVRNVLAKCIGTRNHMNVIRATVNGLQSISSPEMIASKRGKRVEEIVGSAS is encoded by the coding sequence ATGAGTAGAAATTCTAACGAAGTTGCGACCGATGGCTTGATCGAGAAACTCGTGGCTGTAAACCGGGTTGCCAAGGTCGTCAAAGGTGGTCGTATTTTTTCATTCACCGCGCTGACAGTTGTTGGTGATGGTGAAGGTCGTGTTGGTTTCGGTTACGGCAAAGCGAAAGAAGTGCCAGCTGCAATCCAGAAGGCCATGGATCGCGCTAAGCGCAATATGGTTGATGTGCCTTTGCGTGATGGTACCTTGCATTACTCGACAGTTGGTCATCATGGTGCCGCTCAGGTGTTCATGAAGCCGGCCTCAGAAGGTACGGGTGTTATTGCCGGTGGTGCGATGCGTGCTGTATTTGAAGCTGTTGGCGTGCGTAACGTCCTTGCCAAATGCATCGGTACGCGTAACCACATGAATGTGATTCGCGCTACCGTAAATGGCCTGCAGTCAATCAGTTCACCAGAAATGATCGCTTCCAAGCGCGGCAAGCGTGTAGAAGAGATTGTCGGGAGTGCGTCATGA
- the rpsC gene encoding 30S ribosomal protein S3: MGQKVHPVGFRLGISSDWTSRWYADSKLFPVQLNQDVRTRAFIKDKLKEASVSRIQIERPARSASVTIHTARPGIVIGRKGEDIERLRGEIAPMLGVDRNAVKLSVEEIRKPELDAQLVAESIAQQLERRIMFRRAMKRAVQTSMRLGAGGIKVNVSGRLGGAEIARNEWYREGRVPLHTLRADIDYGFAEAQTTYGVIGVKVWIFKGEVFGVPGNRDGKAATA, encoded by the coding sequence ATGGGTCAGAAAGTACATCCGGTAGGATTCCGGCTCGGGATTTCCTCTGATTGGACATCTCGCTGGTATGCCGATAGTAAGTTGTTCCCGGTTCAACTGAACCAAGATGTGCGCACGCGTGCATTCATCAAGGACAAACTGAAAGAAGCATCCGTTTCACGTATTCAGATCGAGCGTCCAGCCCGTTCTGCGTCAGTTACGATCCACACGGCTCGTCCTGGGATCGTGATTGGTCGCAAGGGTGAGGACATTGAGCGTCTTCGCGGTGAAATTGCTCCGATGTTGGGTGTTGATCGCAACGCGGTCAAGCTCTCGGTTGAAGAGATTCGCAAGCCAGAATTGGACGCGCAACTGGTCGCCGAATCCATTGCACAGCAGCTTGAGCGTCGGATTATGTTCCGCCGCGCCATGAAGCGTGCCGTGCAAACATCCATGCGCCTTGGTGCGGGTGGGATCAAAGTCAATGTATCTGGTCGTTTAGGCGGTGCAGAGATTGCCCGTAACGAATGGTACCGCGAAGGTCGTGTGCCCTTGCACACCCTGCGTGCCGACATCGATTACGGCTTTGCAGAGGCCCAAACTACCTATGGCGTCATTGGCGTCAAAGTTTGGATTTTTAAAGGCGAAGTGTTTGGCGTCCCGGGCAACCGTGATGGCAAAGCTGCGACAGCCTGA
- the rplB gene encoding 50S ribosomal protein L2 yields the protein MALKIAKPTSPGRRSVIEIDRSHLYKGAPYAPLLEKKSNTGGRNNLGRITTRHIGGGHKQHYRLVDFKRVKDGIPATVERIEYDPNRTAHIALIMYADGERAYILAPRGVVPGQVVLSGVEAPIRAGNCLPMRNIPIGSTIHAVELKPGKGAQIARSAGAAVQLVAREGAYVTLRLRSGETRKVLAECRATLGEVSNHEHSLRSLGKAGATRWRGIRPTVRGVVMNPVDHPHGGGEGRTSGGRHPVTPWGVPTKGYKTRTNKRTDKLIVRRRSK from the coding sequence ATGGCATTGAAAATTGCAAAACCAACCTCCCCGGGTCGTCGTTCGGTCATCGAGATCGATCGTTCGCATCTCTATAAGGGTGCTCCGTACGCTCCGTTGCTGGAAAAGAAATCCAACACCGGTGGTCGTAACAACCTGGGCCGGATTACCACGCGTCATATCGGTGGTGGTCATAAACAGCATTATCGTCTGGTCGACTTCAAGCGCGTAAAAGATGGCATTCCCGCCACTGTAGAGCGTATTGAATATGATCCGAACCGCACCGCGCACATTGCATTGATCATGTATGCGGATGGTGAGCGTGCCTATATTCTGGCGCCTCGTGGCGTGGTTCCTGGTCAAGTTGTTCTGTCAGGTGTTGAAGCACCAATTCGTGCGGGTAACTGCTTGCCGATGCGCAACATTCCAATCGGTTCAACCATTCATGCGGTGGAACTGAAGCCAGGCAAAGGCGCGCAAATAGCTCGTAGTGCCGGCGCTGCCGTGCAACTGGTGGCTCGCGAAGGTGCCTACGTCACACTGCGTCTGCGTTCTGGCGAGACCCGTAAGGTTTTGGCCGAATGTCGCGCCACACTGGGCGAAGTCAGTAACCACGAACACAGCCTACGTTCATTGGGTAAAGCCGGTGCAACGCGTTGGCGCGGTATCCGTCCGACCGTACGAGGCGTGGTCATGAACCCAGTGGATCACCCGCACGGTGGTGGTGAAGGCCGGACTTCAGGCGGTCGTCATCCGGTTACCCCATGGGGCGTGCCGACCAAGGGCTACAAAACTCGCACGAACAAGCGTACAGACAAACTTATTGTCCGTCGTCGTTCTAAATAA